The proteins below come from a single Serratia fonticola genomic window:
- a CDS encoding Na+/H+ antiporter, with amino-acid sequence MEIFFTILILILVVSLSGVVTRMLPFQIPLPLMQIAIGALLAWPNFGLHVDFDPELFLVLFIPPLLFADGWKTPTREFLHHGREILGLALVLVLITVVGVGYLIYMMVPGIPLVAAFALAAVLSPTDAVALGGIVGKGRIPRSIMSVLEGEALMNDASGLVSLKFAIAVAMGTMVFTVGGASMEFLKVAIGGLLAGVAVTWTYSKSLRVMSRWSGDDPATQIVLLLLLPFASYLIAEHIGVSGILAAVAAGMTISQSGVIRNAPLAMRLRANSVWAMLEFVFNGMVFIMLGLQLPGILETSIVQAELDPTIETWYLFTDVAIIYAALLVLRFSWLWVMKKASNRFMKKRPLQFGDYSIRELWVASFAGVRGAITLAGVLSIPLLLSDGTAFPARYQLVFIAAGVILLSLIVGVLALPLLLRGVHVADKSASKTEERMAIAMAAEVAIESINKMEERLVADTEENLDPQVLKEVSSRVTGMLRRRIASKDDIENALALENLERRFRLTALRAERGELYHLRATQKISNETLQKLLHDLDLLEALLVEREG; translated from the coding sequence ATGGAAATATTTTTTACAATCCTCATTTTGATCCTGGTGGTCTCCCTGTCTGGGGTGGTAACACGCATGTTGCCGTTCCAGATCCCGTTACCCTTGATGCAAATTGCCATTGGGGCCCTGTTAGCCTGGCCGAATTTCGGGCTGCACGTTGATTTTGACCCCGAACTGTTTTTAGTGCTGTTTATTCCTCCATTGCTGTTTGCCGACGGTTGGAAAACACCGACACGCGAATTCCTGCACCACGGACGTGAAATCCTGGGGCTGGCATTGGTGCTGGTGTTGATCACCGTTGTCGGAGTTGGGTATCTCATTTACATGATGGTGCCGGGTATTCCGTTGGTTGCTGCGTTTGCGCTGGCGGCGGTGTTGTCACCTACCGATGCCGTGGCACTGGGTGGCATTGTTGGCAAAGGGCGCATCCCCAGAAGCATCATGAGTGTGCTGGAAGGCGAGGCGTTGATGAATGACGCTTCCGGCCTGGTATCGTTAAAATTTGCCATCGCGGTGGCGATGGGCACCATGGTGTTCACCGTCGGTGGTGCCTCCATGGAGTTTCTGAAGGTGGCGATCGGTGGTCTTCTGGCCGGTGTAGCGGTGACCTGGACCTACAGTAAATCGCTGCGCGTGATGAGCCGTTGGAGCGGAGACGATCCGGCCACGCAGATTGTGTTGCTGCTGTTGTTGCCTTTTGCCTCCTATCTGATTGCCGAACATATCGGCGTGTCCGGCATTCTGGCTGCCGTCGCGGCGGGGATGACCATCAGCCAGTCTGGCGTGATCCGTAACGCACCGCTGGCCATGCGTTTGCGCGCTAACAGCGTCTGGGCGATGCTGGAGTTCGTGTTCAACGGCATGGTGTTCATCATGTTGGGGCTGCAACTGCCGGGGATCCTGGAAACCTCGATTGTGCAGGCTGAACTGGATCCGACTATCGAGACCTGGTATCTGTTCACCGACGTGGCGATTATCTACGCCGCGCTGCTGGTGCTGCGTTTCAGCTGGCTGTGGGTGATGAAAAAGGCCAGTAATCGCTTTATGAAAAAGCGCCCTCTACAGTTTGGCGATTACAGCATACGTGAGCTGTGGGTCGCTTCTTTCGCTGGCGTGCGTGGGGCGATTACGCTGGCCGGTGTGCTTTCTATCCCGCTGTTACTTAGCGATGGCACCGCCTTCCCGGCGCGCTATCAGCTGGTGTTTATCGCCGCCGGGGTGATTTTGCTGTCACTGATCGTTGGTGTACTGGCGTTGCCGTTATTGCTGCGCGGGGTGCATGTCGCAGATAAGAGCGCCAGCAAGACCGAAGAGCGCATGGCGATTGCCATGGCTGCCGAGGTGGCGATTGAGAGCATCAACAAGATGGAAGAGCGGTTGGTGGCAGACACCGAGGAAAACCTCGATCCGCAGGTGCTCAAAGAGGTCAGTTCCAGGGTGACCGGAATGTTGCGGCGGCGTATTGCCAGTAAAGACGATATCGAAAATGCGCTGGCGCTGGAAAACCTCGAGCGGCGTTTCCGTTTGACCGCCTTGCGGGCGGAGCGTGGTGAGCTTTATCACCTGCGCGCCACGCAAAAAATCAGCAACGAGACGCTGCAAAAACTGCTGCACGATCTCGATCTGCTGGAAGCCTTGCTGGTTGAGCGAGAAGGCTAA
- a CDS encoding NCS2 family permease, with the protein MSNSQANNAETPKGGLDAYFKLTARGTNVRQEVVAGLTTFLAMVYSVIVVPSMLGKAGFPPTAVFVATCLVAGLGSLLMGLWANLPMAIGCAISLTAFTAFSLVLGQQISIPVALGAVFLMGILFTIISITGIRSWILRNLPMGVAHGTGIGIGLFLLLIAANGVGLVVKNPLDGLPVALGAFTSFPVVMTLIGLAVIFGLEKLRVPGGILLVIIAISVIGLIFDPAVKYQGLFAMPSLAGPDGKSLIFSLDIMGALQPVVLPSVLALVMTAVFDATGTIRAVAGQANLLDKDGQIINGGKALTSDSLSSIFSGLVGAAPAAVYIESAAGTAAGGKTGLTATVVGLLFLLILFLSPLSYLVPVYATAPALMYVGLLMLSNVTKLDFDDFVDAMAGLLCAVFIVLTCNIVTGIMLGFSSLVIGRVFSGEWRRLNIGTVLIAVALVAFYAGGWAI; encoded by the coding sequence ATGTCGAATTCTCAAGCAAATAACGCCGAGACACCTAAAGGCGGGCTTGATGCGTATTTTAAACTTACAGCACGGGGTACCAACGTGCGTCAGGAAGTGGTGGCAGGGTTAACCACCTTCCTGGCGATGGTCTACTCGGTGATCGTGGTTCCCAGCATGCTGGGTAAAGCCGGTTTCCCACCGACTGCGGTATTCGTTGCCACCTGCCTGGTTGCCGGTTTGGGGTCGTTGCTGATGGGCTTGTGGGCCAACCTGCCGATGGCGATTGGTTGTGCCATTTCACTGACGGCGTTCACCGCCTTTAGTCTGGTGCTGGGTCAGCAGATCAGCATTCCCGTGGCGTTGGGCGCCGTATTCCTGATGGGGATCCTGTTTACCATTATCTCGATTACCGGTATCCGTTCCTGGATCCTGCGTAACCTGCCAATGGGAGTGGCGCACGGCACCGGTATTGGTATCGGCCTGTTCCTGCTGCTGATCGCGGCTAACGGTGTCGGCCTGGTGGTGAAAAATCCGCTGGATGGCTTGCCGGTAGCGCTGGGAGCATTTACCTCGTTTCCGGTGGTGATGACGTTAATCGGGTTGGCGGTGATCTTCGGCCTGGAAAAACTGCGTGTACCTGGCGGCATCTTGCTGGTCATTATTGCCATTTCGGTTATCGGCCTGATTTTCGACCCGGCGGTGAAGTACCAAGGGTTGTTCGCCATGCCTAGCCTGGCGGGGCCGGATGGTAAATCGCTGATCTTCAGCCTGGATATCATGGGGGCGTTACAACCGGTGGTATTGCCAAGCGTGTTGGCATTGGTAATGACTGCGGTGTTCGACGCCACGGGCACCATCCGTGCGGTTGCCGGGCAGGCCAATCTGCTGGATAAAGATGGCCAGATCATTAACGGTGGCAAAGCGCTGACTTCTGATTCCCTGAGCAGCATCTTCTCCGGGCTGGTTGGGGCTGCACCTGCCGCGGTTTATATCGAATCTGCCGCGGGTACGGCGGCGGGAGGTAAAACCGGCCTGACGGCCACCGTGGTCGGTTTGTTGTTCCTGCTGATCCTGTTCCTGTCGCCGCTGTCCTATCTGGTGCCAGTGTACGCCACCGCTCCTGCGCTGATGTACGTTGGCCTGCTGATGTTGAGCAACGTCACCAAGCTGGATTTCGACGACTTTGTCGACGCCATGGCCGGTTTGCTGTGCGCGGTGTTTATCGTGCTGACCTGTAACATCGTGACTGGCATCATGCTGGGCTTCAGCTCGCTGGTGATTGGCCGCGTGTTCTCTGGTGAATGGCGTAGGCTGAACATCGGTACCGTGTTAATCGCGGTGGCGCTGGTGGCATTCTATGCGGGTGGTTGGGCAATTTAA
- a CDS encoding VOC family protein, with protein sequence MATQIFVNLPVSNLPASIEFFRQLGFIFNPQFTDDTAACMVVSESIYVMLLTHEKFLLFTPNPISDANKATEVLICLSQPSRAAVDALVRKAIAAGGNTYNQPQDYGTMYGHGFQDLDGHIWELMYMDEQAMQSQ encoded by the coding sequence ATGGCTACGCAAATTTTTGTTAACCTGCCCGTCAGCAATTTGCCCGCTTCTATCGAGTTCTTCCGCCAACTGGGGTTTATCTTCAACCCGCAGTTTACCGATGACACTGCCGCCTGCATGGTCGTGAGTGAGAGTATTTACGTGATGTTGCTGACTCACGAGAAATTCCTACTGTTTACCCCCAATCCCATCAGCGATGCCAACAAAGCGACGGAAGTGCTGATTTGCCTGTCGCAACCCAGCCGTGCTGCGGTAGATGCGTTGGTACGCAAAGCCATTGCTGCCGGTGGCAATACTTATAATCAGCCACAGGATTACGGCACTATGTATGGCCATGGCTTCCAGGATTTGGATGGTCATATCTGGGAGTTGATGTACATGGATGAGCAGGCGATGCAATCGCAATAA
- a CDS encoding glutathione S-transferase family protein: MIIVHHLNNSRSQRILWFLEELGVPYQVLRYQRDKTTMLAPPELKKIHPLGKSPVVVDGDLTLAESGAIIEYLQEAYDAQGLFTPTDFHARQEYRYWLHYAEGSLMPLLVMKLVFSRLGHPPIPWVIRPVAGAIGKGVQKEYLDKQIATHRDYLEQHLNKSTWFVGNEFSAADIQMSFPVEALAGRGGLEGCPKLQDYLQRIHARPAYQRALEQGGPFSVLG, encoded by the coding sequence ATGATTATCGTGCATCATCTGAATAACTCGCGTTCGCAGCGCATCTTGTGGTTCTTGGAGGAGCTCGGTGTTCCCTATCAGGTTCTACGTTATCAACGCGATAAAACCACCATGTTGGCACCGCCAGAGTTGAAAAAGATCCACCCGTTGGGTAAATCGCCGGTAGTGGTAGACGGCGATCTGACGCTGGCCGAGTCGGGTGCCATTATTGAATACTTGCAGGAAGCCTATGACGCGCAAGGGTTATTCACGCCCACGGATTTCCACGCTCGCCAGGAGTATCGCTATTGGCTGCACTATGCAGAAGGGTCGTTGATGCCGCTGCTGGTAATGAAACTGGTGTTTAGCCGTTTAGGACACCCGCCAATCCCATGGGTGATACGCCCGGTTGCCGGGGCGATCGGTAAAGGGGTACAGAAAGAGTATCTGGATAAGCAGATTGCGACGCATCGCGATTATCTGGAGCAACATCTGAATAAAAGCACCTGGTTTGTAGGCAATGAATTCAGCGCTGCGGATATCCAGATGAGTTTCCCGGTGGAGGCGTTAGCCGGGCGAGGCGGGCTAGAGGGGTGCCCGAAACTGCAAGACTATCTGCAACGCATTCACGCGCGTCCTGCGTATCAGCGGGCTCTGGAACAGGGGGGGCCGTTTAGCGTGCTGGGTTGA
- a CDS encoding lipocalin-like domain-containing protein has product MMADRFIGSWALVSSVFKGEDGAIHHPLGEQVLGRINYEANGTMAAQLYSATRPRFASEDLAKGSDREIRTAFVNMLCYFGRYRIDEDKQCVIHRVEGCSFPNWLGSQQIRFYSFTGETLTLRTVPLQLDNRVQIGELVWQRLQAVEGENHDYRASSE; this is encoded by the coding sequence ATGATGGCAGACCGGTTCATTGGCAGTTGGGCGCTGGTTTCTTCCGTATTCAAAGGGGAGGATGGGGCAATACATCACCCTTTGGGCGAGCAGGTGTTGGGGCGGATTAACTATGAGGCCAATGGCACCATGGCAGCGCAGCTCTATAGCGCAACGCGGCCAAGGTTTGCCTCGGAGGATTTGGCGAAGGGCAGCGATCGAGAGATCCGCACCGCCTTTGTGAATATGCTCTGTTACTTTGGCCGCTATCGGATTGATGAAGATAAACAGTGCGTCATTCATCGGGTCGAGGGCTGTTCGTTCCCCAACTGGCTAGGTAGCCAGCAGATCCGCTTCTACAGTTTCACTGGCGAGACACTCACATTACGCACCGTACCGTTGCAGCTGGATAACCGCGTGCAGATTGGCGAATTGGTGTGGCAACGGCTCCAGGCCGTCGAGGGAGAAAACCATGATTATCGTGCATCATCTGAATAA
- the dcuC gene encoding C4-dicarboxylate transporter DcuC has protein sequence MQRVMLNQAKKILFIIMGLMALGALKHLFGDKPFILAITFLVIVLVCAGIAKKYYAQAVILTGGIILLIATVIAFPDVSITKAASGSKFIDIFIEIKVLFSDSISKLGLIIMVIAGFSRYMNDIGASAKLVGVCIKPLKRINAKYVLLGCCYILMQVLALFISSPSGLALLMLTTLYPVLRSIGCSKAAVASVIASGICIDYGPSATGSVLISELTGYDLFSFFVDKQVPIVAILFVVIGISHMVMQAYWDRKEAVNEDDSESQAKNADISRDVPTYYALLPVVPMIILFVFSSLVEEYLPSYLQIKIDVVSAIILSFFIAFLIDSIRTFDLKKSTDKVLGLFDQMGQSFITVVSILLCAQVLVAGIIKIGFIDTLFGFIPNEGHYATVIVVLFSLLIFCGSVIMGTGTVFNAFAPLSAEVAKGAGISVFKMLVPLHFSASLGRSFSPISGVIIAVSGFVGVTPFQIIKRNCVQLTIAYVLMMVLSLSYL, from the coding sequence ATGCAAAGGGTAATGTTGAATCAAGCTAAAAAGATATTGTTTATTATCATGGGTTTAATGGCGCTTGGCGCGTTGAAGCACCTGTTTGGTGACAAACCCTTTATTCTTGCTATCACCTTTCTGGTGATTGTGTTGGTTTGCGCCGGCATCGCAAAGAAATACTATGCTCAAGCTGTGATTTTAACCGGGGGCATTATTCTCTTGATTGCAACGGTTATTGCCTTTCCTGATGTCAGTATTACCAAGGCAGCGTCTGGTTCCAAATTTATTGATATCTTCATTGAAATCAAAGTGCTTTTTTCCGATAGCATTTCCAAGCTTGGCTTGATTATTATGGTTATTGCCGGCTTTTCAAGATACATGAACGATATTGGTGCTTCGGCAAAACTGGTTGGGGTTTGTATTAAGCCCCTCAAGAGAATCAATGCGAAGTACGTACTTTTAGGCTGTTGTTATATCCTGATGCAGGTTTTAGCCTTGTTTATTTCAAGCCCTTCAGGGTTGGCTCTTTTGATGCTCACAACGCTATATCCGGTTTTACGTTCTATTGGATGTTCAAAAGCGGCTGTAGCCTCAGTGATTGCCTCTGGAATATGTATTGACTATGGGCCATCCGCTACCGGGAGTGTGCTGATTTCCGAACTCACTGGATATGACCTGTTTTCATTCTTTGTGGATAAGCAGGTCCCTATTGTTGCCATCCTCTTCGTTGTCATCGGGATATCTCATATGGTGATGCAGGCATACTGGGACAGGAAAGAAGCTGTAAATGAAGATGATAGCGAAAGCCAGGCCAAGAACGCTGACATTTCGAGGGATGTTCCGACATATTATGCTCTGCTGCCTGTCGTTCCAATGATCATTCTCTTCGTTTTCTCCAGCCTGGTGGAGGAGTACCTCCCCTCTTATTTGCAAATTAAAATTGATGTGGTTTCGGCGATTATTTTATCGTTCTTTATTGCTTTCCTGATTGATTCAATCAGAACCTTCGACCTCAAGAAATCAACCGATAAGGTGCTTGGGCTATTCGATCAGATGGGGCAGTCTTTTATTACCGTGGTCTCTATTCTGCTTTGTGCTCAGGTTTTGGTGGCGGGGATTATAAAAATTGGCTTTATTGATACGTTGTTTGGCTTTATTCCTAATGAGGGTCACTATGCTACGGTCATCGTCGTTCTGTTTAGTTTACTGATTTTCTGTGGCTCAGTGATCATGGGGACCGGTACGGTGTTTAATGCCTTTGCACCTCTTAGTGCTGAAGTGGCGAAAGGTGCGGGCATTTCGGTGTTTAAGATGTTGGTACCGTTGCATTTTTCAGCCAGTTTAGGGCGGAGCTTTTCGCCAATTTCAGGTGTTATTATCGCCGTGTCTGGCTTTGTAGGGGTGACGCCGTTCCAGATAATCAAAAGAAACTGTGTGCAATTAACCATTGCCTATGTCCTGATGATGGTGCTTTCTCTGTCCTATTTGTGA
- a CDS encoding class-II fumarase/aspartase family protein, protein MNTGMFESCITGHWFNPQAVELWSDVKTIQAWLDVEAALAQAQAKLRVIPEECAQKITQSANADLLNIDAIKQGIRETCHPFVPVLREFERVCGKQAAGYIHWGATTQNIFDTAASLQLRASHNLITGYLEKALLSFSSLALKSKSYTQAGRTHGQHALPITFGFKVASWFAELQRIKNRLSNATSEAFTVSLGGAVGTFSAMEGKGREIQEGMAALLNLTSNTIPVRTSSDSQTHYVAILGQLASFTEKVAQEIIFLQRTELAELEESFHHGKVGSSTMAQKRNPQNAQNLVGLSQLLRARVPLSYMAMLKMNEGDAAESNVMDVTLPEVAILAVSISENLFKLIDGLQVYPEKMLENIKLTKGLILSESIMMALAKDIGRAEAHHILYEAAMESVLTGAAFSDCIRAQLIKEDVVATIDIDKLLDEASYIGEAESCVDFVLQNVKR, encoded by the coding sequence ATGAATACGGGTATGTTCGAATCATGCATTACCGGCCACTGGTTCAATCCCCAAGCGGTTGAACTCTGGTCTGATGTTAAAACTATACAAGCATGGCTAGACGTCGAAGCGGCTCTTGCTCAAGCACAGGCAAAATTGAGGGTTATCCCCGAAGAGTGTGCGCAAAAAATCACCCAATCCGCTAACGCAGATTTGCTGAACATTGACGCTATCAAGCAAGGGATCCGGGAAACTTGTCACCCGTTCGTACCGGTCTTAAGAGAGTTTGAACGTGTTTGCGGCAAACAAGCTGCGGGCTATATTCACTGGGGGGCCACCACTCAAAACATCTTTGATACGGCTGCGTCTTTACAGCTTCGTGCCAGCCATAACCTCATCACCGGTTATCTGGAAAAGGCATTGCTCTCTTTTTCCTCACTGGCTTTAAAATCAAAGAGCTACACTCAGGCGGGAAGAACTCATGGGCAGCACGCCCTGCCAATCACTTTTGGCTTTAAGGTCGCGTCATGGTTTGCTGAACTTCAGCGCATCAAAAACAGGCTCTCCAATGCCACGTCAGAGGCTTTTACTGTCAGCCTGGGAGGGGCCGTAGGAACCTTCTCTGCCATGGAAGGCAAAGGCCGGGAGATTCAGGAGGGCATGGCTGCCTTACTTAATCTGACATCCAACACGATCCCGGTACGCACCTCCAGCGACTCACAAACACATTACGTCGCCATTCTTGGGCAATTGGCGAGCTTTACTGAAAAAGTCGCTCAGGAAATCATTTTCTTGCAAAGAACGGAACTGGCCGAACTGGAAGAAAGTTTCCATCATGGCAAGGTTGGCAGCTCCACGATGGCCCAGAAGCGTAATCCGCAAAATGCGCAAAACCTGGTTGGCCTTTCACAATTGCTACGCGCCCGTGTTCCCTTATCATACATGGCGATGCTCAAAATGAATGAAGGTGACGCTGCGGAAAGTAATGTGATGGATGTCACTCTTCCCGAAGTGGCTATTCTGGCAGTCTCGATCAGTGAAAATCTGTTTAAACTGATCGACGGATTACAGGTTTATCCGGAAAAAATGCTGGAAAACATCAAGCTGACCAAAGGCCTTATTCTCTCAGAATCTATCATGATGGCTCTTGCCAAAGACATCGGCCGTGCCGAAGCACACCATATATTGTACGAAGCCGCCATGGAGTCGGTGTTAACTGGCGCAGCGTTTTCCGATTGCATTCGTGCTCAACTCATCAAGGAAGATGTCGTTGCAACAATAGATATCGATAAATTACTTGATGAGGCAAGCTATATCGGGGAAGCCGAGAGCTGTGTTGATTTTGTCTTGCAGAATGTAAAAAGATAA
- a CDS encoding LysR family transcriptional regulator: MKNNLSIRSASLRDFEIIKAIIEKGSATQAAESLGISQPAVSKAVASIEEKLGKTLFTREKGRLNPTKDALFFYEEIVNIFNSLERIDDNNWASKSSKTLKVITTPTIAYSYLAPLTARYAKERSNVKVSFSVVNSVDMMNLLREGRADIALANADINNNLAELTIEPIFKSKIVCMMHKNHELAKKEKLVLSDFNFRNIIMYTTRNILFSKVMKAFSGSGVETNVIAEVSDSLVALNFVNENLGLCLVPNFPVIHQSNDNIIIKDIDVEIYDEMAFFYLPNILNPYCSDYVEYVTDDLQSVQHFSK, from the coding sequence ATGAAGAATAATCTATCGATAAGATCGGCCTCTTTGAGAGATTTTGAAATTATCAAGGCTATTATTGAGAAAGGTTCTGCGACCCAGGCTGCCGAGTCCCTTGGAATAAGTCAACCTGCAGTCAGTAAGGCGGTTGCCAGTATTGAAGAAAAGTTGGGTAAGACACTATTTACCCGTGAGAAAGGGCGCCTTAACCCCACCAAAGATGCTCTGTTTTTTTATGAGGAAATCGTTAATATCTTTAACTCCCTCGAGAGAATCGATGATAACAATTGGGCCAGTAAGTCCAGCAAGACGTTAAAAGTGATCACAACCCCAACTATTGCGTATTCCTATCTCGCCCCCCTGACAGCTCGCTATGCTAAAGAAAGGAGTAATGTCAAAGTCTCATTTAGTGTGGTGAACTCTGTCGATATGATGAATTTGCTCAGAGAAGGGCGGGCCGATATTGCACTGGCTAACGCGGATATAAATAACAACCTGGCAGAATTAACGATAGAGCCAATATTTAAATCCAAAATTGTGTGTATGATGCACAAAAATCATGAATTGGCAAAGAAAGAAAAACTGGTGCTTTCAGATTTTAATTTCAGAAATATTATTATGTATACCACAAGGAATATTTTGTTTTCCAAAGTTATGAAAGCATTCAGTGGTTCTGGTGTCGAAACCAACGTTATAGCAGAGGTGTCGGATTCGCTGGTGGCTCTGAATTTTGTCAATGAAAATCTGGGGTTATGTTTGGTGCCGAATTTCCCAGTCATCCATCAGTCCAACGATAACATCATTATCAAAGACATTGATGTGGAGATTTACGATGAAATGGCCTTTTTCTATCTGCCCAATATCTTAAACCCCTACTGCAGTGATTACGTAGAGTATGTGACTGATGATTTGCAGTCTGTACAACATTTTTCAAAATGA
- the bhsA gene encoding multiple stress resistance protein BhsA, with amino-acid sequence MKSIKIFATAVLLTSASFASVAADQVTSQPAADSQKIGVVSVSGASNLSALEAELASKAAASGANSYRIVSAGGQNKLYGTAEIFN; translated from the coding sequence ATGAAAAGCATCAAAATTTTTGCTACCGCTGTACTGTTAACTTCCGCTTCTTTCGCCAGCGTTGCCGCTGACCAGGTCACCAGCCAACCAGCTGCCGACTCACAAAAAATCGGGGTGGTTTCCGTAAGCGGTGCCAGCAACCTGAGCGCTCTGGAAGCCGAACTGGCAAGCAAAGCTGCCGCATCCGGTGCCAACTCTTACCGCATCGTTTCCGCCGGTGGCCAGAACAAACTGTACGGCACAGCAGAAATCTTTAACTAA
- a CDS encoding 3-oxoacyl-ACP reductase family protein yields the protein MSVTQFLSGRVAFVQGGSRGIGAAIVKRLAREGATVAFTYVTSPDKADEVVEAITAAGGQAIAIRADSADAEALQLAIRQTVNSFGKLDILVNNAGVLAMGSLEELSLADLDRTLAVNVRSVFVASQEAARHMNDNGRIINIGSTNAERMPFAGGAIYAMSKSALVGLTKGMARDLGSRGITVNNVQPGPVDTDMNPADGDFAELMKTMMAIGRYGKDEEIASFVAYLAGPEAGYITGANLTIDGGFSA from the coding sequence ATGTCAGTAACGCAATTTCTGTCAGGTAGAGTGGCTTTTGTCCAGGGTGGTTCACGCGGTATCGGTGCCGCCATCGTTAAACGCCTGGCACGTGAAGGCGCAACCGTCGCTTTCACCTACGTCACCTCCCCTGATAAAGCCGATGAGGTGGTTGAAGCCATTACGGCGGCTGGCGGTCAAGCCATTGCCATCCGTGCAGACAGTGCTGACGCTGAGGCTCTGCAACTGGCGATACGCCAGACGGTAAACAGCTTCGGCAAGCTGGATATTCTGGTGAATAACGCGGGCGTGCTGGCAATGGGTAGCCTGGAGGAATTGTCGTTAGCAGATCTGGATCGCACGCTGGCCGTTAACGTCCGCAGCGTATTTGTCGCCAGCCAGGAAGCCGCGCGCCATATGAACGATAATGGTCGTATTATCAATATCGGCAGCACCAACGCCGAGCGCATGCCGTTTGCCGGTGGAGCGATCTACGCCATGAGCAAGTCGGCGCTGGTCGGTTTAACCAAGGGTATGGCTCGCGATCTGGGCTCACGCGGCATTACCGTCAATAACGTCCAGCCCGGCCCGGTAGATACCGATATGAACCCGGCAGATGGCGACTTTGCCGAACTGATGAAAACCATGATGGCCATTGGCCGCTATGGCAAGGATGAAGAGATCGCCAGCTTTGTGGCTTATCTGGCGGGGCCAGAGGCAGGATATATTACCGGTGCCAACCTGACGATTGACGGTGGCTTCTCGGCGTAA
- the ssb1 gene encoding single-stranded DNA-binding protein SSB1, producing the protein MASRGVNKVILVGNLGQDPEVRYMPNGGAVANITLATSESWRDKATGEQKEKTEWHRVVLFGKLAEVAGEYLRKGSQVYIEGALQTRKWTDQAGVEKYTTEIVVNVGGTMQMLGGRQGGGAPAGGGAPAGGQQGGWGQPQQPQGGNQFSGGQQQQARPAQNSAPAASNEPPMDFDDDIPF; encoded by the coding sequence ATGGCCAGCAGAGGCGTAAACAAAGTAATTTTGGTCGGGAATCTGGGTCAAGACCCTGAGGTCCGTTACATGCCTAATGGCGGCGCAGTTGCCAACATTACCCTGGCGACCTCCGAGAGCTGGCGTGACAAGGCTACTGGCGAGCAGAAAGAAAAAACGGAATGGCACCGCGTGGTGTTGTTCGGCAAGCTGGCAGAAGTGGCGGGTGAATACCTGCGTAAAGGTTCCCAGGTTTACATCGAGGGTGCATTGCAGACCCGTAAATGGACCGATCAGGCGGGCGTAGAAAAATACACCACCGAAATCGTGGTCAACGTGGGTGGCACCATGCAGATGTTGGGTGGTCGCCAAGGTGGCGGTGCTCCAGCAGGCGGCGGCGCTCCAGCGGGTGGCCAGCAGGGCGGTTGGGGTCAACCTCAGCAGCCACAGGGTGGCAACCAGTTCAGCGGTGGTCAACAGCAGCAGGCTCGCCCGGCGCAAAACAGCGCACCAGCGGCCAGCAACGAACCACCAATGGACTTTGACGACGATATTCCGTTCTGA